In Zingiber officinale cultivar Zhangliang chromosome 8B, Zo_v1.1, whole genome shotgun sequence, a single genomic region encodes these proteins:
- the LOC122017082 gene encoding oligoribonuclease-like isoform X1, with protein sequence MSNLSNIFSILEVDAEDDKEQIISIAVAKDAKKDKKSVLLLTDVTKTKNQRPRENTNTRDDKVEQQTFASPSEDYRMPLVWIDLEMTGLHIDVDQILEIACVITDGKLTKSVDGPDLVIKQPKECLDKMGEWCRDHHAASGLTERVLKSTVTEADAENQVIDFVKKHVGSQTPQLAGNSIYMDFLFLKKYMPSLAAMFSHVLVDVSSIMALCIRWFPKGNASDTI encoded by the exons ATGAGCAATCTTTCAAATATTTTCTCTATTCTGGAAGTGGATGCTGAAGATGATAAAGAACAGATAATTTCTATCGCAGTTGCCAAAGATGCAAAAAAGGATAAAAAATCAG TACTTCTCCTAACAGATGTGACAAAGACTAAAAATCAAAGGCCAAGGGAAAATACAAACACGAGAGATGATAAAGTAGAACAACAAACATTTGCATCACCTTCAGAAGACTACAGAATGCCTCTTGTGTGGATTGACTTGGAAATGACAG GTTTGCATATTGACGTTGATCAGATATTGGAGATTGCATGTGTTATAACAGATGGTAAATTAACCAAATCAGTTGAT GGTCCAGATTTGGTTATTAAACAACCAAAAGAGTGCTTGGACAAGATGGGAGAATGGTGTCGTGATCATCATGCAGCAAGTG GTTTGACAGAGAGAGTGTTAAAAAGTACAGTAACAGAAGCAGATGCGGAAAATCAA GTTATAGACTTTGTGAAGAAGCATGTGGGTTCACAAACTCCACAGTTGGCTGGAAATtctatttatatggattttcTCTTCTTGAAG AAGTATATGCCTTCTCTGGCTGCCATGTTTTCTCATGTGCTAGTTGATGTTAGCAGCATTATGGCTTTATGCATCCGTTGGTTTCCAAAAGGTAATGCATCAGATACCATTTAA
- the LOC122017082 gene encoding oligoribonuclease-like isoform X2, which yields MSNLSNIFSILEVDAEDDKEQIISIAVAKDAKKDKKSDVTKTKNQRPRENTNTRDDKVEQQTFASPSEDYRMPLVWIDLEMTGLHIDVDQILEIACVITDGKLTKSVDGPDLVIKQPKECLDKMGEWCRDHHAASGLTERVLKSTVTEADAENQVIDFVKKHVGSQTPQLAGNSIYMDFLFLKKYMPSLAAMFSHVLVDVSSIMALCIRWFPKGNASDTI from the exons ATGAGCAATCTTTCAAATATTTTCTCTATTCTGGAAGTGGATGCTGAAGATGATAAAGAACAGATAATTTCTATCGCAGTTGCCAAAGATGCAAAAAAGGATAAAAAATCAG ATGTGACAAAGACTAAAAATCAAAGGCCAAGGGAAAATACAAACACGAGAGATGATAAAGTAGAACAACAAACATTTGCATCACCTTCAGAAGACTACAGAATGCCTCTTGTGTGGATTGACTTGGAAATGACAG GTTTGCATATTGACGTTGATCAGATATTGGAGATTGCATGTGTTATAACAGATGGTAAATTAACCAAATCAGTTGAT GGTCCAGATTTGGTTATTAAACAACCAAAAGAGTGCTTGGACAAGATGGGAGAATGGTGTCGTGATCATCATGCAGCAAGTG GTTTGACAGAGAGAGTGTTAAAAAGTACAGTAACAGAAGCAGATGCGGAAAATCAA GTTATAGACTTTGTGAAGAAGCATGTGGGTTCACAAACTCCACAGTTGGCTGGAAATtctatttatatggattttcTCTTCTTGAAG AAGTATATGCCTTCTCTGGCTGCCATGTTTTCTCATGTGCTAGTTGATGTTAGCAGCATTATGGCTTTATGCATCCGTTGGTTTCCAAAAGGTAATGCATCAGATACCATTTAA